From one Nitrospirota bacterium genomic stretch:
- a CDS encoding TetR/AcrR family transcriptional regulator, whose protein sequence is MKVIKEISATKEKILEAAKQLMLKQGFPATTVDEICDASGFTKGSFFHYFESKEELGKAVLEFYSNKMSEMIEMAPFNQEFDPLQRVYGYLDFLIQLSKHPEAPKSCILGNFTQELAETHAEIRSLCAARFDQWANRFKRDLDQAKDLHAHKAPFDTLSLAEHLISLVEGSFILAKAKKDNGIFERNILQYKLYLKCLFEKKYPDGSFLK, encoded by the coding sequence ATGAAGGTCATTAAAGAAATTTCTGCCACTAAAGAAAAAATCCTTGAAGCCGCAAAACAATTGATGCTGAAGCAGGGATTTCCGGCTACAACCGTCGACGAAATTTGTGATGCCTCCGGGTTTACCAAGGGAAGCTTTTTTCATTATTTTGAGAGCAAGGAAGAGCTTGGAAAAGCGGTTTTAGAATTTTATTCCAACAAGATGTCCGAAATGATAGAAATGGCACCTTTCAATCAGGAATTCGATCCGCTTCAGCGTGTTTACGGATATCTTGATTTTTTAATTCAATTGTCAAAACATCCGGAAGCCCCGAAAAGTTGCATTCTCGGAAATTTTACACAGGAACTTGCCGAGACCCATGCTGAAATCCGGTCTTTATGCGCCGCGCGATTTGATCAATGGGCTAACAGATTTAAGCGGGATTTGGATCAAGCAAAGGACCTTCATGCTCATAAGGCGCCATTCGACACTCTGAGTCTTGCGGAGCACTTGATTTCCCTGGTAGAGGGCTCTTTCATCCTTGCGAAGGCCAAAAAGGATAACGGAATTTTTGAAAGAAACATTCTGCAGTATAAACTTTACCTAAAATGTTTATTTGAAAAAAAATATCCTGACGGATCCTTTCTTAAATAG
- the pgsA gene encoding CDP-diacylglycerol--glycerol-3-phosphate 3-phosphatidyltransferase → MQIPPILRRLSKKPSNGILISGSGCITVGKPGTDPRVMNLPNFLTLLRIAMIPVFIFIYLDPTPIRSFFATVTFLLASLTDFLDGYLARKRGEVTKWGKLMDPIADKLLVISALILLVNFHRVEAWIVVILIGREMAVTGLRALAAMEDIIIPADVLGKYKMGAQITAISLLLWNLTFPLNFQLLGTFFMWVSLFLAVISGIQYFVNYARQAYK, encoded by the coding sequence ATGCAAATACCGCCTATTTTACGAAGGCTATCGAAGAAACCATCAAACGGCATCCTGATCAGTGGGTCTGGATGCATAACCGTTGGCAAACCCGGTACGGATCCGCGAGTCATGAATCTTCCTAATTTTCTGACGCTTCTCCGAATAGCCATGATTCCCGTTTTTATATTTATTTATTTGGACCCGACTCCCATCCGGTCTTTTTTTGCAACCGTAACGTTTTTGCTGGCATCCCTGACAGATTTTCTTGACGGATATCTTGCCAGGAAAAGAGGAGAAGTGACCAAATGGGGAAAACTCATGGACCCGATCGCAGACAAACTTCTGGTCATTTCCGCGTTAATCCTGCTGGTCAATTTTCATCGCGTTGAAGCGTGGATTGTGGTCATCTTAATCGGCAGGGAAATGGCGGTGACCGGGCTTAGAGCCCTTGCCGCGATGGAAGATATTATCATTCCCGCTGATGTTCTCGGAAAGTATAAAATGGGGGCTCAAATTACCGCGATTTCGCTCCTCCTCTGGAATTTAACTTTCCCTTTAAATTTTCAACTCCTGGGGACTTTTTTTATGTGGGTCTCGCTTTTCCTTGCAGTCATTTCCGGCATTCAGTATTTTGTCAATTACGCCAGACAGGCCTATAAATAG
- a CDS encoding HAD-IIIA family hydrolase translates to MKRELIEKAGQIKFFLMDVDGVLTDGRLYYDDQGKEIKVFHIHDGHGIRLLLEQGIKVGILSGRKSKAVEIRARELGIEECYLGVENKIKQYEEILKKHHLKDHEMAYIGDDLIDLPVIKRVGLSLSVSNGIDEVKDQCDWVTKKAGGLGGVREAIDFILSARMGEKGLKPVGFLSPDRR, encoded by the coding sequence ATGAAACGGGAACTGATTGAAAAAGCCGGACAAATCAAGTTTTTCCTCATGGATGTCGACGGAGTCTTGACCGACGGCCGTCTTTATTACGACGATCAGGGAAAAGAGATTAAAGTATTTCATATCCATGACGGCCATGGCATCCGGCTTCTTTTGGAGCAGGGAATTAAAGTCGGAATCCTCTCGGGGAGAAAGTCAAAAGCGGTTGAAATCAGAGCCAGAGAGTTGGGGATCGAGGAATGTTATCTGGGCGTTGAAAATAAGATTAAACAATACGAAGAAATTTTAAAAAAGCACCACTTGAAAGATCATGAAATGGCCTATATTGGCGACGATCTGATTGATTTGCCGGTAATAAAACGGGTCGGCCTTTCTCTTTCCGTTTCCAATGGAATTGATGAAGTAAAAGATCAGTGCGACTGGGTGACCAAAAAAGCAGGAGGTCTGGGAGGCGTTCGCGAAGCGATTGATTTTATTTTATCGGCGAGGATGGGTGAGAAAGGCCTCAAGCCGGTTGGCTTTCTCTCGCCTGATCGTCGATAA
- the plsY gene encoding glycerol-3-phosphate 1-O-acyltransferase PlsY, translating into MIVTISCLLGGIPFGLILSKIFAGMDPRKGGSGGIGFTNVMRTTNKKTAFMTLTLDTLKGTLPVLIAKQMTPTVFWISTVALAAILGHIFSIYLRFKGGKGVATSFGVLLGISPAVAIITFIIWNGVYFTWKYSSLGGLVSFGLLPLTFLVLGEKDYLFFAVLVVLIIYLKHVENIKRLLAGTEKQMTSQSK; encoded by the coding sequence ATGATCGTGACAATCTCCTGCCTTTTAGGCGGTATTCCATTTGGCCTGATCTTATCGAAAATATTTGCCGGGATGGATCCCCGGAAAGGAGGAAGCGGTGGAATTGGCTTCACCAACGTCATGCGCACCACCAATAAAAAAACAGCGTTTATGACCCTGACCCTTGACACACTGAAGGGAACACTTCCTGTCCTAATCGCAAAGCAGATGACGCCCACCGTTTTCTGGATTTCGACGGTAGCCCTTGCTGCTATCCTGGGACATATTTTTTCAATTTATCTGAGGTTTAAAGGGGGAAAAGGGGTTGCCACCAGCTTCGGTGTTCTTTTAGGAATTTCCCCCGCGGTAGCCATTATTACCTTCATCATTTGGAACGGGGTCTATTTTACCTGGAAGTATTCCTCACTCGGGGGGCTTGTTTCATTTGGGCTCCTTCCCTTGACCTTCCTGGTTTTGGGGGAAAAAGATTATCTTTTCTTTGCGGTCCTGGTCGTTTTAATCATCTACCTGAAACACGTCGAAAATATCAAAAGACTGTTGGCAGGGACTGAAAAACAAATGACCTCTCAATCAAAATAG
- a CDS encoding KpsF/GutQ family sugar-phosphate isomerase: MDIIQTGKKVLQTEANALTRLLSSVNQNFVEAVEALNQCQGRVVVTGMGKSGIIGKKISATLASTGAPSFFLHPAEGLHGDIGMISKGDVILAISNSGETEELLKILPSIKRLGLFLLSMTGNIKSTLARESDVALDVSVQEEAGAMGIVPTASTTAALAMGDALAVALFELRGIKEEDFAFFHPGGSLGRRLLLRVKDIMHQTAQIPIVSEESSLKEALFEMTRKKMGMTTVTGRQGKLTGVITDGDLRRLLEKEEKIFEKRAKEVMTKNPKFIGEKELAAKAVQVMETYSITVLPVMDENEKLVGVVHLHDLLKMGVV; encoded by the coding sequence CGTTAATCAGAATTTTGTTGAGGCGGTTGAGGCGCTGAACCAATGTCAGGGAAGGGTCGTTGTGACCGGAATGGGAAAATCCGGAATTATTGGAAAAAAAATTTCAGCCACACTGGCCAGTACCGGCGCGCCTTCTTTTTTTCTTCATCCTGCGGAGGGGCTTCATGGCGATATCGGGATGATTTCAAAAGGAGATGTTATCCTGGCGATTTCAAACAGCGGGGAAACCGAAGAGCTCCTTAAAATTCTCCCATCGATCAAACGACTCGGTTTATTTTTGCTCTCCATGACCGGAAATATTAAATCGACTCTTGCCAGGGAAAGCGACGTCGCTTTAGACGTCAGCGTTCAAGAAGAGGCGGGGGCCATGGGGATTGTTCCGACCGCCAGTACCACTGCGGCGCTGGCAATGGGAGACGCGCTGGCCGTCGCCCTGTTTGAATTAAGAGGAATCAAAGAAGAAGACTTTGCCTTTTTCCACCCCGGCGGAAGTTTGGGAAGAAGACTCCTCCTCCGGGTAAAAGATATCATGCACCAGACGGCCCAAATTCCGATTGTAAGTGAAGAGAGTTCCTTAAAAGAAGCCTTGTTTGAAATGACCCGGAAAAAAATGGGAATGACAACGGTAACAGGCCGGCAGGGGAAATTGACCGGCGTCATTACCGATGGTGATTTAAGGCGGCTGTTGGAAAAGGAAGAAAAAATATTTGAAAAAAGGGCCAAAGAAGTCATGACTAAAAACCCCAAATTTATCGGGGAAAAGGAGCTGGCGGCCAAAGCGGTTCAGGTGATGGAAACCTATTCCATTACGGTTTTACCCGTCATGGATGAGAATGAAAAGCTGGTAGGGGTTGTTCATTTACACGACCTTCTGAAAATGGGAGTTGTCTGA